AGGCCGCCGAGACCGCTCGACCCGCCGAGACCCCCGCCGCCCCGGCCCCGCCTCCGCCGCCGAGGCCCCCGCCGCGACCGCCGACGATGCCGGGACCAGCACGGAGACCGTCGCCGTACAGGCGGCGGCCGACCAGGCCGCGGCCGCGCAGGCCCACCCCCGGGCCAGGGGCCGCAGGCGGATCCATCTCCCGTTCCACTTCCTGCACCGTCGCCGGCACACCACGCCCGAGCCCTGAGCCTCCGGGCCCCGCACCCCGCCCGCCCGGTCCGAAACGGATTCGAGGCAGGCGGGGTGCGGCGGCTAGGATTCGGCACCATGGCGGCCAATTCAGACAGCACCGGGGCGAATGCACGTAGCAGCTACTACGTCACGACGCCGATCTACTACGTGAATGATCGTCCCCACCTCGGCCACGCCTACACGACCGTTGCTGGGGACGTGCTCACCCGCTGGCACCGCCAGCGCGGCGAGAAGGTGTGGTACCTCACAGGCACGGACGAGCACGGTCAGAAGATCATGCGCACCGCGGAGGCCCACGGGGTCAGTCCGCAGCAGTGGGCCGACCAGTTGGTCGAGGAGGCGTGGAAGCCCCTCTGGGAACACCTGGAAATCGCCAACGACGACTTCATCCGCACCACCGAGGACCGGCACACGGCCCGGGTCCAGGAGTTCGTGCAGGATCTGTACGACAAGGGCGAGATCTACCAGGGCGGTTACGAGGGCCCGTACTGCGTCGGCTGCGAGGAGTACAAGACCCCCGCCGACCTGATCGACGGCGAGGGCGAGTACGCCGGGCAGAAGCTCTGCCCCATCCACAAGAAGCCCGTGGAGATGCTGAAGGAGGAGAACTACTTCTTCAAGCTCTCCGCCTACGCCCCGCGACTGCTGGAGCTCTACGCCTCCGACCCCGGCTTCATCCAGCCCGAGTCGGCCCGCAACGAGGTCGTCCGCTTCGTCGAGCAGGGCCTGCAGGACCTGTCGATCTCGCGCTCGACCTTCGACTGGGGCGTGCAGATCCCCTGGGACCCGAAGCACGTCATCTACGTCTGGGTCGACGCACTGCTCAACTACGCCACCGCCGTCGGCTACGGGTCCGACCCGGCCAAGTTCGAGCAGACCTTCCCGGCCGACGTCCACCTGGTCGGCAAGGACATCCTCCGGTTCCACGCGGTCATCTGGCCGGCCATGCTGATGGCGAACGGGCTGCCGCTGCCGAAGAAGATCGCCGCCAACGGCTGGCTGATGGTCGGCGGCGAGAAGATGAGCAAGTCCAACCTGACCGGCATCTCGCCGCAGCAGCTCACCGACCACTTCGGCGTGGACGCGTACCGCTACTACTTCCTGCGCGCGATCCCCTTCGGCACGGACGGCTCCTTCTCCTGGGAGGACTTCTCCGCCCGCTACACCTCGGAGCTGGCCAACGACTTCGGCAACCTCGCCTCGCGCGTGGCCGCCATGGTCGGCAAGTACTTCGACGGCGTGCTCCCGGCCGCCACCGCCGCCGGACCCGCCGAGAAGGAGCTTGCGGACGGCCTGGCCAAGGCGGTCGCCGAGGCCGACGACCGGATCGGCGAGAAGCTCGACTTCGCCGGCGGGATCGCCGCGATCTTCGACTTCGTCAAGCAGGTCAACGGCTACCTCACCACCCAGGAGCCGTGGAAGGTCGCCAAGGACACCTCAGAGGCGGGCCAGGCCCGCCTGGCGACCATCCTCTACGCGGCGGCAGAGTCGCTGCGCGGCATCGCCGTGCTGCTCAACCCGGTCATGCCCCGGGTCTCCGGTCTGCTCTGGGAGTCCCTGGGCGCGGAGCCGGTCCTCGGCGCCCTCGCCGACCAGCAGGTCACCGAGGCGGCCCGCTGGGGGCTGCTGCCCGCCGGGGTGACCGTCACCAAGGGCGACATCCTCTTCCCCCGGCTGGAAGAGAAGAAGCAGGACGTCTGATCCGAGCGGGGGTGCCGGGCACGCTGCACAGCGTGCCCGGCACCCCCGTGTCGGCTTCGCGCCGACCCCGCCGGGCGGAACCGATCCGACGAGGCATCCAACGAGACGTCCGACGAGGCGTCGCACGAGGCGAAGGCGAGTGAGATGGCCCAGTCCAAGAAATCCCAGGCCGACCGCAGTGTCGCCCCGCCGCTGCCGGAGCCGCTGCGGGTCGCCGTGGCCGACTCCCACACCCATCTCGACATGCAGGACGGCACCCCCGAGGCGGGCCTGGCCAAGGCCGCGTCCGTCGGCGTGACCACGGTCGTCCAGGTCGGCTGCGACCTCCCCGGCTCGCGCTGGGCCGCCGACCTCGCGGCCCGGCACGGGAACGTCCACGCCACGGTGTCGCTGCACCCCAACGAGGCACCCCGGATCGTGCTCGGCGACCCGGACGGCTGGAGCGGGCAGAAGCGTGCCCCCGGCGGCCTCTCCGCGCTCGACGAGGCCCTGGCCGAGATCGACGCCCTCGCAGCCCTGCCGCAGGTCAGGGGCGTCGGCGAGACCGGGCTCGACTACTTCAGGACCGGCCCGGAGGGCGTGGAGATCCAGCAGGAGTCCTTCCGCCGGCATATCGCGCTCGCCAAGAAGCACGGCAAGGCCCTGGTCATCCACGACCGCGACGCGCACGAGGACGTGCTGCGGATCCTCCGCGAGGAGGGCGCGCCGGAGCGCACCGTCTTCCACTGCTACTCCGGCGACGCGGAGATGGCGAAGGTCTGCGCCGAGGCGGGCTACTACCTGTCCTTCGCCGGACCGGTCACCTTCCCGGCCAACCAGCACCTGCGGGAGGCCCTCGCGGTCGCGCCGTTGGACCGGGTCCTGATCGAGACCGACGCCCCCTTCCTCACCCCGGCCCCGTACCGGGGACGCCCCAACGCCCCCTATCTGATCCCGGTGACGCTGCGGGCGATGGCGGCCGTCCGGGGCCTGGACGAGGACGCGATGGCCACCGCCCTCGCCGCGAACACGGCCCGCGCCTTCGACTACCCGCTCCCGGCGCAGGACTGAACTCGCCCGGCCCGCGCTGCGGTGCGGGCGGGTGGTGGCGCCAGGGTGCGTGCGGGTGCCGGGTGCCGGGTGCCCAGGGGCCTGGGCGTGCCTGGGGGCCTGAGCGCGGCTGGGGGTGGCTGGGGGTGGCTGGGGTGCCGGAACGGTGAACGACGGTGACCGGGAATCAGGGTGATCGTTAGGACTTCCGCAGGGTCCAAGTCGGTCGGCGGAAGGGTCAGGTTGAACGTCTCAGCAGGAACGCAGCGGGCACTGCCACGCGCACTGGTACTCGCCCTCCTCCTGGGCGGGACGAGCGCGTTCGTCACCCAGGAACAGCAGGTCGGCAGCGGTCCGCAGGACCATCCAGGCGGGGGCGGGCGACCGGGGCACGAGCGGCCGGACCACGGGGCCGACCCGGACTGGGGGCCGCGGCAGTCGACGACCACCGGCACCTGGGGCACCTCCGGCAGCGGCGCGCGCCGAAGCACGCCGGTCGGTACGGTGACGGCGCTCCGCCCGGTCGCGATGACCCGGGCACTCCCGCCGCTGCCCACGCCGCCGGAGCTGGTGGCCCAGGCCGGGAACGACGCCCGGACCGCCGTCACGGACACGGTCGGCAGCAGCGCGGGCGGCGAGGTCACCGCGGTCGCCGGCGCGGCCCGGGTGCTGGTCCCCTTCCCCGTGCTCGTCCCCGCTCCCGCGGCGGCCCCGGCCCCTGCGCAGACCGGCCCCGGAGCCGCGACCGGCAGGGGCACGGGCGCCGGATCGGCCGCCGGTCAGGCCGCCGGACGCCACGCCTCGCACGTCCGCCCGGCGGACTCCGGGCGCTCCGCCCACCGGCGCCCGGGCGAGAGCCGGTCCCATTCGCACCGGCGCTCCGCGTCGGTCACCCTGCACACCACCGGCGGGATGAACTGGTCCGTGCTGGCCCGCTGCGAGGCGGGCGGGAATCCGCACGCGGTCGACCCCAGCGGACGCTACGGCGGCCTCTACCAGTTCGACTCCGGAACCTGGCACAGCCTCGGCGGCCGGGGCCGCCCCCAGGACGCCTCCTCCGGCGAGCAGACCACCCGCGCCCGCGAGCTGTACCAGCGCCGGGGCGCCGCGCCCTGGCCGAGCTGCGGCCCGCGCGCCGGCGGATAGCCGGGCCCGACCAGCATCGACCGTGCCGGCCCCGGATCCGCCTGCCCCGGACCCGCCTGCCCCGGACCCGCCGCCCCCGGACCCGCCGCCCCAGGTGGGGCCGGGCGCGGTGGGGCCGGGGCCGGAACCCGGAGTGTGGAACCGGGCCCGGGGCGGTCGCGCGCGACCGCGTCGCCCGGGCGGGGTGAGTAAGCTTGCGCGGTGAGCACCAGCACTGACGACACCCCGAGCGACAACCTGCCCTCCACGGACGGACCGCTCCTCGGGGCTGCCGACATCCGCAGCATCGCGGAGGCCCTCGGCGTTCGTCCGACCAAGCAGCGCGGGCAGAACTTCGTCATCGACGGCAACACCGTCCGCCGTATCGTCCGCGCCGCCGACGTCACCGCAGCGGATGTCGTGGTCGAGGTCGGCCCCGGTCTGGGCTCGCTCACGCTGGGTCTGCTGGAGGTCGCCGACCGGGTCACCGCGATCGAGATCGACCCGCTGCTCGCCCAGCACCTGCCGACCACCGTCGCCGCCCGGATGCCCGCCCGCGCGGACCGCTTCGCCCTGGTCCTCGGCGACGCCATGGAGGTCACCGAGCTCCCCGGCCCGCCGCCCACCGCGCTGGTCGCCAACCTGCCCTACAACGTCGCCGTACCGGTGCTGCTGCACATGCTGGAGCACTTCCCGACGATCGAGCGCACGCTCGTCATGGTGCAGTCCGAGGTCGCCGACCGGCTCGCCGCCGGACCCGGCAACAAGGTCTACGGAGTGCCCTCGGTCAAGGCCAACTGGTACGCCGAGGTGAAGCGCGCGGGCGCGATCGGCCGCAACGTCTTCTGGCCCGCGCCCAACGTCGACTCCGGCCTGGTGTCGCTGGTCCGCCGTGACCCGCCGGAGACCACGGCCACCCGGCAGGAGGTCTTCGCCGTCGTCGACGCCGCCTTCGCGCAGCGCCGCAAGACCCTCCGCGCCGCGCTGGCCGGCTGGGCTGGCTCCCCGGCCGCCGCCGAGGAGGCGCTGACCACGGCCGGCATCGACTACCGGCTGCGTGGCGAGACCCTGACGGTCGAACAGTTCGCGCGCATCGCCGAGGCGAAGCCCACCGCAGGGACCGCTGCGCAGCCTGCGGCAGAATAAGTCGTCCGCGTCGGTCCGGCGGTCCCACAGCCGGCCCGGCCGCAACCGGATCCACAGCCGGCTGCACAGTCAGACCCACAACCGGACCCACAGCCAAGGGGAGCAGCAGCTCGTGTCGTCGCAGTCTGTCACCGTACGGGTCCCGGCCAAGGTCAACGTCCAACTGGCCGTCGGTGGACGGCGGCCCGACGGATTCCACGGGCTCGCCTCGGTCTTCTTCGCGGTCGGGCTCTACGACCGGGTCACCGTCGCACCCGCCGAGCGGCTGTCGGTCGGCGTCACCGGGACCGACGCCGCCCACGTCCCCGCCGACGGCAGCAACCTCGCCGCCAAGGCCGTCCGGCTGCTCGCGGCGCACCACGGCATCGACTCCTCGGTCCGGCTGGACATCGCCAAGGACATCCCGGTCGCCGGCGGGATGGCCGGCGGCAGCGCCGACGCCGCCGCTGCCCTCGTGGCCTGCGACGCCCTCTGGTCCACCCGGACCAGCCCCGAGGCGCTCGGCCGAATCGCCGCCGAACTCGGCAGCGACGTGCCCTTCGCGCTGCTCGGCGGTGTGGCCCTGGGGGAGGGGCGTGGCGAACTGCTCACCCCCGTGCCCGTCGGCGGCACCTTCCACTGGGTGTTCGCGGTCGCCGACGGTGGACTGTCGACCCCTGCCGTCTACGGCGAGTGCGACCGACTGCGCGGACTCACCACCGGCGCGGCCGAGCACCAGGTCCCCGCCCCGGTCGCCGACCCGGCGCTGCTGGCGGCGCTCCGCGACGGCGACGCGGCGGCCCTCGGCGCCGCGCTCAGCAACGACCTCCAGCCGGCGGCGCTCTCGCTGCGCCCCGCGCTCGCCGCGACGCTGCGTGCGGGCAGTGAGGCGGGCGCCATAGGGTCGCTGGTCTCCGGCTCCGGACCGACCTGCGCCTTCCTGGCCAAGGACCCGCAGTCGGCGCAGACCGTCGCCGACGCCCTGACCGCCTCCGGCACCTGCCGGGAGGTCCGCAGCGCCGAGGGCCCGGTGGGCGGCGCCGCCGTCGTCTGACGGCCGATCCGCCCCGGGCCCGGCCTGCTCCGAACGGTCGTTCCGAACGGCTGCCCGGACCTGCGACCGGACCTGCGACCGGCCGCCCGTACGTCCGACCGCCGACGCCGACTAGGCTGGGAGGCCAGAGCAGGTCCCCCAGCCCCAGCAGGAGTACAGCACCCGTGGCCGTCAACCTCGTCACCGTCGAAGCCGTCACCAAGGTGTACGGCACGCGCGCCGTGCTCGACAGCGTGTCCGTCGGCGTCAGCGAGGGCGACCGCATCGGCGTCGTCGGCCGCAACGGCGACGGCAAGACCACCCTCACCCGGATCATGGCCAAGCTGGAGGACGCCGACACCGGCCGGGTCACCCACGTCGGGGGCCTCCGCGTCGGCGCGCTCACCCAGAGCGACTCGCTCGACCCCGCCGCGACCATCCGGCACGAGGTCATCCGCGACCAGGCCGACCACGAGTGGGCCGGCAACGCCCGCATCCGCGACGTGCTCACCGGCCTCTTCGGCGGCCTGGACCTGCCCGGCTTCGCCGAGGGCCTGGACACCGTCATCGGCCCGCTGTCCGGTGGCGAGCGCCGCCGGATCGCCCTGGCCAAGCTGCTGATCGCCGAGCCCGACCTGCTGGTGCTCGACGAGCCCACCAACCACCTCGACGTCGAGGGCATCGCCTGGCTGGCCGGACACCTCCGCACCCGGCGCTCCGCGCTGGTCGTCGTCACCCACGACCGCTGGTTCCTCGACCAGGTCTGCACCCGGATGTGGGACGTCCAGGCCGGCTCCGTCCACGAGTACGAGGGCGGCTACTCCGACTACGTCTTCGCCCGGGCCGAGCGCGAGCGCATCGCGAACACCGAGGAGACCAAGCGGCAGAACCTGGTCCGCAAGGAGCTCGCCTGGCTGCGGCGCGGCGCCCCCGCCCGCACCTCCAAGCCCCGGTTCCGGGTCGAGGCCGCCAACGAGCTGATCGCCGACGTCCCCGAGCCGCGCGACCGGGTCGAACTGATGAAGTTCGCCAACTCCCGCCTCGGCAAGACCGTGTTCGAGCTCAAGGACGTCACCGTCCAGGCCGGTACGAAGCTTCTGCTGGAACACCTCACCTGGAACCTCGGCCCCGGCGACCGGGTCGGCCTGGTCGGCGTCAACGGCGCGGGCAAGACCTCACTGATGCGGGCGATGCAGTCGGCCTGGGCCAGCGACGGCGATCTGCAGCCGGTGGCCGGACGGGTGATCGTCGGCAAGACCGTCCG
The Streptacidiphilus albus JL83 genome window above contains:
- a CDS encoding 4-(cytidine 5'-diphospho)-2-C-methyl-D-erythritol kinase — protein: MSSQSVTVRVPAKVNVQLAVGGRRPDGFHGLASVFFAVGLYDRVTVAPAERLSVGVTGTDAAHVPADGSNLAAKAVRLLAAHHGIDSSVRLDIAKDIPVAGGMAGGSADAAAALVACDALWSTRTSPEALGRIAAELGSDVPFALLGGVALGEGRGELLTPVPVGGTFHWVFAVADGGLSTPAVYGECDRLRGLTTGAAEHQVPAPVADPALLAALRDGDAAALGAALSNDLQPAALSLRPALAATLRAGSEAGAIGSLVSGSGPTCAFLAKDPQSAQTVADALTASGTCREVRSAEGPVGGAAVV
- the rsmA gene encoding 16S rRNA (adenine(1518)-N(6)/adenine(1519)-N(6))-dimethyltransferase RsmA, with protein sequence MSTSTDDTPSDNLPSTDGPLLGAADIRSIAEALGVRPTKQRGQNFVIDGNTVRRIVRAADVTAADVVVEVGPGLGSLTLGLLEVADRVTAIEIDPLLAQHLPTTVAARMPARADRFALVLGDAMEVTELPGPPPTALVANLPYNVAVPVLLHMLEHFPTIERTLVMVQSEVADRLAAGPGNKVYGVPSVKANWYAEVKRAGAIGRNVFWPAPNVDSGLVSLVRRDPPETTATRQEVFAVVDAAFAQRRKTLRAALAGWAGSPAAAEEALTTAGIDYRLRGETLTVEQFARIAEAKPTAGTAAQPAAE
- a CDS encoding ABC-F family ATP-binding cassette domain-containing protein — its product is MAVNLVTVEAVTKVYGTRAVLDSVSVGVSEGDRIGVVGRNGDGKTTLTRIMAKLEDADTGRVTHVGGLRVGALTQSDSLDPAATIRHEVIRDQADHEWAGNARIRDVLTGLFGGLDLPGFAEGLDTVIGPLSGGERRRIALAKLLIAEPDLLVLDEPTNHLDVEGIAWLAGHLRTRRSALVVVTHDRWFLDQVCTRMWDVQAGSVHEYEGGYSDYVFARAERERIANTEETKRQNLVRKELAWLRRGAPARTSKPRFRVEAANELIADVPEPRDRVELMKFANSRLGKTVFELKDVTVQAGTKLLLEHLTWNLGPGDRVGLVGVNGAGKTSLMRAMQSAWASDGDLQPVAGRVIVGKTVRLAYLSQEVAELPPTLRVLESVEQIRGRVDLGKGREMSASQLCETFGFTKEKQWTPVGDLSGGERRRLQLLRLLMDEPNVLFMDEPTNDLDIETLSQLEDLLDGWPGSLVIVSHDRYFIERTTDAVYALLGDRTLRMLPKGIDEYLERRHAMEEQKAAASGAAAAVAAPKKGGDTRAAKKELQRIERQIVKLDKDEAKLHEQMAEHASDFGKVAELDAKLRALKEERDALELEWLELAEDV
- a CDS encoding TatD family hydrolase codes for the protein MAQSKKSQADRSVAPPLPEPLRVAVADSHTHLDMQDGTPEAGLAKAASVGVTTVVQVGCDLPGSRWAADLAARHGNVHATVSLHPNEAPRIVLGDPDGWSGQKRAPGGLSALDEALAEIDALAALPQVRGVGETGLDYFRTGPEGVEIQQESFRRHIALAKKHGKALVIHDRDAHEDVLRILREEGAPERTVFHCYSGDAEMAKVCAEAGYYLSFAGPVTFPANQHLREALAVAPLDRVLIETDAPFLTPAPYRGRPNAPYLIPVTLRAMAAVRGLDEDAMATALAANTARAFDYPLPAQD
- the metG gene encoding methionine--tRNA ligase produces the protein MAANSDSTGANARSSYYVTTPIYYVNDRPHLGHAYTTVAGDVLTRWHRQRGEKVWYLTGTDEHGQKIMRTAEAHGVSPQQWADQLVEEAWKPLWEHLEIANDDFIRTTEDRHTARVQEFVQDLYDKGEIYQGGYEGPYCVGCEEYKTPADLIDGEGEYAGQKLCPIHKKPVEMLKEENYFFKLSAYAPRLLELYASDPGFIQPESARNEVVRFVEQGLQDLSISRSTFDWGVQIPWDPKHVIYVWVDALLNYATAVGYGSDPAKFEQTFPADVHLVGKDILRFHAVIWPAMLMANGLPLPKKIAANGWLMVGGEKMSKSNLTGISPQQLTDHFGVDAYRYYFLRAIPFGTDGSFSWEDFSARYTSELANDFGNLASRVAAMVGKYFDGVLPAATAAGPAEKELADGLAKAVAEADDRIGEKLDFAGGIAAIFDFVKQVNGYLTTQEPWKVAKDTSEAGQARLATILYAAAESLRGIAVLLNPVMPRVSGLLWESLGAEPVLGALADQQVTEAARWGLLPAGVTVTKGDILFPRLEEKKQDV